CATCGTGGACGCCATGCGTCTGGCCGGCAACGATGCGCGCATTGTGTCGGCGCCGACAACGGCCAGTGGCGGACCGTTCATCATCGCGCTGTTTGCCGACTATCTGCCGGGCAAGGGCCGGCATCTGCTGCGCGAGGAGACCGTCGCCCAGGTGCAGGCGCTGGCGTCAAAGGCCGAGGCGCTGCAGCGGAGTGTGGTGCTGGTCGGGCTTGGCGATCCGCGCTGGGTGCGGCAGCTCGCCATGCCTTGTCCCACCATTCTCGCGTGGAGCGGCGACCGGGTCATGCAGCAGGCTGCGGGTCGCGGGCTGTTGCGGAAGCGCTAGGACGCTTCGTCGCGTCAGCCCCGATACAACTGCCAGGCGGTCCACACGAGGGCCGCCACCGCCGCGACACCGAGTGTGAGATACACCGGCATGAGCGCACGCTTGCGCTCCTCGAGAACCGGCGGCGTTGCACCCACGAGCGGTACGTCGACCGGTGTGGGGCGCTTGGCGTAGGCGTCGCGCAGCTCTTCGCGGGTCGGCGGCTTGGTGCCGTAACGCGGCGTCGGATCGCTGCGAATGGAGCGTACCGGATCGACCGGTGTCATGACCACGGCTTCGCGCGTGTGGTCATTGAGTGTGCCCGCGAGCGGGAAGGCGTGATAGCCCACACGATCGGTGATGAGCGAATGCTCGAGGCCCTCACCTTCGAACTGCACCGCAATGACGGTGATGTTGTCCGGTCCGCCGCGGCTGTTGGCCAACGCCACCAACTCCCGGCAGAGTGCGCGCACATCGGGATATCGCGTGGCCAGCACCGCCATTTCATCGCCCTTGACGAGGCCCGACAGGCCGTCGCTGCAGAGCAGCAGCAGGTCACCGCGTCGGAGCTGCTGATGCGTGATGTCCACGGTCACATGGGCTTCGGGGCCGAGCGCCTGCAGAATGATGTTGCGGCGATCGCTGACCTCGGCTTCTTCCGGCGTCAACTCGCCGGCTTCGACCAGACGCTGCATGAGCGACTGGTCCTTGGTGAGTTGCCGGGCCTGTCCTTCGCGAATCAGATAGGCACGGCTATCCCCCACCTGCACGACGAACAGTGTGTCGCGCAGCAAGCCGGCGACGGTGGCGGTGGTGCCCATGCCCCGATGCTCGGGGTTCTCGCGGGCGTGCTGGTGGATGCGCGTATTGGCATGCACCGTGGCGTCCCGCAGCGCCTCCGCGAACCGCTGCCCGCTGGGTGGCGCCTCACTCCATTGCTGACGCAATTCCTCGAGCACCAGCGCCCCCGCCATGGAACTCGCCAGTTCGCCTGAGGCGGCGCCGCCCATGCCGTCGGCCACCAGGAACAGCAGGCCATGCGCGTCGGCCGTGATCTCGTGGTACCCAAGATCGAAGTCGAGCGCCGACCCCGTTTCGAGCTCGGCCACGAGGTAGGTGTCCTCGTTGTGCTCGCGGGAGCGGCCAACGTCGGTAAGGGCAAACACACGGGCGACGACCCGGCCGGCAAGCATGTCGCTGGCCGGCGGTTCGCCCGGTGGCGTCTCGTTGTGGGAATCGGGAACGGTCACAGCAACATGGTACGGGCCTGAGCGCTCGCGGGTGACCATGGTCACCCACTGGTCTCCCTACGGACGGGATCGCCGGAGGTTGCACCGACGGCGCCTCGAGCGGAAGGGTGGACGCCCGGCCTCGGATGTCATCCCCGTGTCCCGCAAGACGGCTACAAGATGGCCCACGTTTCAGCCATGGGTCAAATTGCGGGGATATGGCAAACATTCGCTCCCCGCTCCTGTCGGTCCACCGCGGACTGGCTCTCGCCACGATGGCCCTGGGCTGGACGGCCTGTGCCCCGGCTGGCCCTCCGGCGCCCGACGCACGGCCGCAGCCCTCCGAGGCCCGCACCGGGCGCCGAGCGTCAGCGGCACCGCTCGAGGTGGGCCTGCCGCCGGTCCCCAGCGTGCGCGGGGCGCCGCTGGCCCTCTCGGTGCGGTATCCAAGCGACAATCAGCTGCTTACGAGCCGAGACTCCAATTTCGTGCTCGGGGCTGTGGGCAGTGGTGAGGCCACGCTGCGCATCAACGGGCAGACGGTGCCGGTGGCGCCCAACGGGGCCTTCCTGGCCTGGCTGCCCAATCCGTCTGCCGACGCGCCGCGGTATGACATCGAAGTGACTCGCGGCGCCGATACGGTGAAGCGAACGCTGCGGGTGCGCTATGCCGTGCGTACGCCCTTGCCGGCGGGTGGGCCCCTGCGCGTGGACTCGGCCTCCCTGCAGCCCGGGCGCGATACCTGGGCGCGTGCCGAGGAACTGGTTCGTGTGTCGCTGCGCGCGCCGGCCAATGCGATGGTGCGCGTTGAAGGGGCGGGAAAGACGCGGGGACTGAGAACAGCAAACGGCGGGAGCGGGAACGGCGGAAGCCTTGGCTCCGGAAGCCCCGCGGCCGGAAGCCTCAATGGTGGGAGCGCAACTCGTGAGTTGGCGGACGCGGGTGTGATGTGGTCGACCGAGGTGCCGGCAGCATGGTTGGCTGACAGTGGGGCGCCGGCGCGTGTGGTCATTGCACGGGGCAGTGACAGCGTCACGCTGCGTGTGCCGGCGCTGCGTGTGCTGCACCGCGACACGCGGGTGCTGGCGCAGTTGCGCTCCAACATCACCGTGGGCAGCGACACCGACCGCGTGATTGCCGCGCGCACGAACCCTGGCGGCACCTACAAGTGGCTGCTGCTCCCGGGCACCGTGCTCGAAGTCACCGGTCGCC
This window of the Gemmatimonas sp. UBA7669 genome carries:
- a CDS encoding PP2C family protein-serine/threonine phosphatase, producing MTVPDSHNETPPGEPPASDMLAGRVVARVFALTDVGRSREHNEDTYLVAELETGSALDFDLGYHEITADAHGLLFLVADGMGGAASGELASSMAGALVLEELRQQWSEAPPSGQRFAEALRDATVHANTRIHQHARENPEHRGMGTTATVAGLLRDTLFVVQVGDSRAYLIREGQARQLTKDQSLMQRLVEAGELTPEEAEVSDRRNIILQALGPEAHVTVDITHQQLRRGDLLLLCSDGLSGLVKGDEMAVLATRYPDVRALCRELVALANSRGGPDNITVIAVQFEGEGLEHSLITDRVGYHAFPLAGTLNDHTREAVVMTPVDPVRSIRSDPTPRYGTKPPTREELRDAYAKRPTPVDVPLVGATPPVLEERKRALMPVYLTLGVAAVAALVWTAWQLYRG
- a CDS encoding N-acetylmuramoyl-L-alanine amidase family protein; protein product: MANIRSPLLSVHRGLALATMALGWTACAPAGPPAPDARPQPSEARTGRRASAAPLEVGLPPVPSVRGAPLALSVRYPSDNQLLTSRDSNFVLGAVGSGEATLRINGQTVPVAPNGAFLAWLPNPSADAPRYDIEVTRGADTVKRTLRVRYAVRTPLPAGGPLRVDSASLQPGRDTWARAEELVRVSLRAPANAMVRVEGAGKTRGLRTANGGSGNGGSLGSGSPAAGSLNGGSATRELADAGVMWSTEVPAAWLADSGAPARVVIARGSDSVTLRVPALRVLHRDTRVLAQLRSNITVGSDTDRVIAARTNPGGTYKWLLLPGTVLEVTGRQGRNTRVALDDALDVWVDQADLTLLPEGTVRPRRVSGGFRVSPAREWVDMVIATGERPAHHVEAGGREITLTLYGVQANPDISPIFGTDSLIRRISWEQVTSDRVRITLTLSQPAFGWLSLWDEARRAFVLRVRCLPDINAAQPLKGLVIAVDPGHPPAGATGPTGLYEGDAVFPVGMQLVELLKARGANAFSTRSSLDPLGLTDRGVMSRRANAHAFLSIHLNALPDGVNPFTANGTSTLFFHNASEPLARHVQDALMARFGLRDLGIHYQNLAVARPTWYPSILAEGLFLMLPEQEAAMRDPAFQRKYAEALAFGVEQYFRDLADGKIQ